Proteins encoded by one window of Bauldia sp.:
- a CDS encoding NAD(P)-dependent oxidoreductase, producing MTSPQTTAFLGLGMMGLPMASRLARRGYVVRGYDPVAERREKLIEAGGLAFDSPSDAVDGCQRLITMLPNGHVVRETLLGGEPCLAGLLARDCIAIDMSSSSPTGTQELAKRLETYSVRLVDAPVSGGVARAQNGSLAIMVGGEAEDVSEVHPLLAALGESIFETGSLGSGHAMKALNNYVSAAGLAAACEAVQIGRRFGLDPEMMIDVLNASTGRNNSTQAKMKPFVLSETYASGFALGLMAKDLRTADDLARSLGVPAPLSKANAALWEAAVKQLGNAADHTEIARFLSSEDAKS from the coding sequence ATGACATCGCCTCAAACCACCGCCTTTCTAGGTCTGGGAATGATGGGCCTTCCCATGGCGTCACGCCTGGCGCGAAGGGGGTACGTCGTACGCGGCTACGATCCGGTCGCAGAGAGACGGGAAAAGCTCATCGAGGCAGGCGGACTTGCGTTCGATTCTCCGTCCGATGCCGTGGATGGATGCCAACGGCTGATCACGATGCTGCCCAACGGTCACGTGGTGCGGGAAACGCTGCTCGGCGGCGAGCCTTGCCTGGCGGGACTGTTGGCGAGGGACTGCATCGCCATCGACATGAGTTCCTCTTCTCCAACGGGCACACAGGAACTCGCCAAGAGGTTGGAGACCTATTCGGTCCGGCTTGTCGACGCACCCGTTTCAGGCGGCGTGGCTCGCGCTCAGAACGGGTCGCTTGCCATCATGGTGGGAGGTGAGGCCGAAGATGTCTCCGAGGTTCACCCCTTGCTGGCGGCCTTGGGAGAGTCGATCTTCGAGACTGGCTCCCTCGGTTCGGGCCATGCCATGAAGGCGCTCAACAACTACGTGTCGGCAGCCGGCTTGGCGGCGGCCTGCGAGGCGGTTCAGATCGGCCGTCGGTTCGGACTGGACCCGGAAATGATGATCGATGTGCTGAATGCCTCGACGGGGCGCAACAACAGCACGCAGGCAAAAATGAAGCCGTTTGTCCTGAGTGAAACCTACGCGTCGGGCTTCGCCCTTGGATTGATGGCAAAGGATCTCAGAACGGCCGACGATTTGGCTCGCAGCCTGGGCGTGCCGGCACCGCTGTCGAAGGCAAACGCGGCATTGTGGGAAGCTGCGGTCAAGCAGCTTGGAAACGCGGCAGACCATACCGAAATTGCCCGATTTCTTTCCTCCGAAGACGCAAAGAGCTGA
- a CDS encoding MFS transporter has product MRRSTYSRSCSRRWHLAAWSTASPAPAGSEAAIPAWIPLAVGVVAMAAFVARQIQLQAHDKALLDLRTFASRDFTISVTMFVIMMMAIFGTIILLPIYMQNVRGLSTLQTGLLLMPGGLLMGLLGPYVGRVYDCIGPRPLVVPGAIAVSAVLWAMIIINEFVRFVYACM; this is encoded by the coding sequence ATGCGCCGCTCGACATACTCTCGGTCGTGCTCTCGGCGTTGGCATTTGGCGGCCTGGTCTACGGCCTCTCCAGCTCCGGCAGGCAGCGAAGCCGCGATTCCAGCTTGGATTCCGCTCGCGGTCGGCGTCGTGGCGATGGCCGCGTTCGTGGCGCGGCAGATCCAGTTGCAGGCCCACGATAAGGCGTTGCTCGATCTCCGCACCTTCGCCTCGCGCGATTTCACGATCTCCGTGACGATGTTCGTGATCATGATGATGGCGATATTCGGCACGATCATCCTGCTGCCGATCTACATGCAGAACGTGCGCGGTCTCAGCACGCTGCAGACCGGCCTCCTGCTGATGCCGGGCGGTCTCCTGATGGGACTTCTCGGACCTTATGTCGGCCGCGTCTATGACTGCATCGGACCGCGGCCGCTGGTCGTGCCGGGCGCCATCGCGGTCAGCGCGGTGCTGTGGGCGATGATAATCATCAATGAGTTCGTGCGCTTCGTCTACGCCTGCATGTAA
- a CDS encoding fumarylacetoacetate hydrolase family protein: MQPEDVARAAAILFSARQNLRPITDLPPALQPQTIVDAYAIQDAVVAMQGPIAGWKLGMPAASADQRCAPVAAPYVFASPADSMSGALLIAPEIEVEIAVRFARDLPPREAPYTAVDVEAAIGSVHPALEILSSRYVNRRAVAPLSVVADGQSNGAIICGAAVHEWRGLELATIAMNLTFDGVAVGSATGEASTAQVLGALAWLANHVAARAGGLRSGQVVITGARISPLPVPPGGATVTADLAGIATLSATFR; the protein is encoded by the coding sequence GTGCAGCCTGAAGACGTCGCCCGCGCGGCGGCAATTCTGTTCAGCGCGCGGCAAAATCTGCGCCCGATAACCGATCTGCCGCCGGCCTTGCAGCCCCAGACGATTGTCGATGCTTACGCGATCCAGGATGCCGTCGTGGCGATGCAGGGACCGATCGCCGGCTGGAAGCTGGGGATGCCGGCGGCGTCGGCAGATCAAAGGTGCGCGCCGGTTGCTGCACCTTACGTATTCGCCTCGCCGGCCGATTCGATGAGTGGTGCGTTGCTGATAGCGCCGGAGATCGAAGTCGAGATCGCTGTCCGCTTCGCACGCGATCTGCCGCCGCGGGAGGCGCCCTACACGGCCGTCGACGTCGAGGCCGCGATCGGTTCAGTCCATCCCGCGCTGGAAATCCTGAGTTCGCGCTACGTCAACCGCAGGGCGGTTGCTCCGTTGTCGGTGGTGGCGGATGGGCAGAGCAACGGAGCGATCATCTGCGGCGCGGCCGTGCACGAATGGCGCGGGCTCGAGTTGGCGACGATCGCGATGAACCTGACCTTCGACGGCGTCGCTGTCGGATCTGCAACCGGCGAGGCCTCGACTGCGCAGGTGCTGGGGGCGCTCGCCTGGCTTGCCAATCACGTAGCGGCGCGGGCGGGCGGGTTGCGTTCCGGGCAGGTCGTGATCACCGGCGCCCGCATTTCGCCATTGCCGGTGCCACCGGGAGGGGCGACCGTCACGGCCGACCTCGCGGGCATCGCCACTCTTTCGGCGACGTTCCGGTAG
- a CDS encoding oligopeptide/dipeptide ABC transporter ATP-binding protein produces MTGVNFELNEGQTFSLVGESGSGKSTTAMMILRLLDPTGGAIWFNGENIAGFRGKQLKSYRKAIQAVFQDPFSSLSPRMRVGDAVGEPLVVNGFGSKSDVKDRVREALEQVGLSAEAMDRYPHEFSGGQRQRIALARALALKPKIIVLDEPVSALDVSIRAQIMNLMKDLQEKTGVAYLLIAHGLDTVRYMSHWVGVMYLGELVEVAPSEELFTRPLHPYTQALLSAALPSHPRGNRQEIVLNGELPSPLDIPSGCPFHTRCFRQRVDACYQQKPLLREIAVQHVVSCHLAEYGR; encoded by the coding sequence GTGACCGGCGTCAATTTCGAGCTCAACGAGGGGCAGACGTTTTCGCTCGTCGGCGAGTCGGGTTCGGGCAAGAGCACGACCGCGATGATGATTCTCCGGCTGCTCGACCCGACCGGCGGCGCCATCTGGTTCAACGGCGAAAACATTGCCGGCTTCCGCGGCAAGCAGCTCAAGAGCTACCGCAAGGCGATACAGGCGGTCTTCCAGGATCCGTTCAGTTCGCTCAGCCCGCGCATGCGCGTGGGCGATGCCGTCGGCGAGCCGCTGGTCGTCAACGGTTTTGGCAGCAAGAGCGACGTCAAGGACCGCGTCCGCGAGGCGCTTGAACAGGTCGGCCTCAGCGCCGAGGCCATGGACCGCTATCCGCACGAATTCAGCGGCGGCCAGCGCCAGCGCATCGCGCTCGCCCGGGCGCTGGCGCTGAAGCCGAAGATCATCGTGCTCGACGAGCCGGTGTCGGCGCTCGACGTCTCGATCCGCGCGCAGATCATGAACCTGATGAAGGACCTGCAGGAGAAGACGGGCGTCGCCTACCTGCTGATCGCGCACGGTCTCGATACCGTCCGCTACATGTCGCACTGGGTCGGCGTCATGTATCTGGGCGAGCTGGTCGAGGTGGCGCCGTCGGAGGAGCTGTTCACTCGTCCTCTGCACCCCTATACGCAGGCGCTGCTTTCCGCGGCGCTGCCGTCGCATCCGCGCGGCAACCGCCAGGAGATCGTGCTGAACGGCGAGCTGCCGAGCCCGCTCGACATCCCGTCTGGATGTCCATTTCACACGCGCTGTTTCCGGCAACGCGTGGACGCCTGCTACCAGCAGAAACCACTGCTCCGGGAAATCGCCGTCCAGCACGTAGTCAGCTGTCACCTGGCCGAGTATGGCCGCTGA
- a CDS encoding ABC transporter ATP-binding protein codes for MPLLEVKGLRTHFFTRRGVVKAVDDVSFTLERGETLGIVGESGSGKSAMSLSLLRLVSEPGKIVDGQILFDGVDLLALDERAMRDYRGRHMSMILQDPLSSLNPVLTVGDQVSEGIIIHDHLKGEALQKRVIELLKIVGIPAPDTRVSQYPHQLSGGMRQRVVGAIAIACRPELLIADEPTTSLDLTIQLQYLNQLKEIQQRENLAMIIVTHDFGVVAKMCDRVAVMYAGKIVETGRAEDIFDRPRHPYTVALLNSAPRADRLERLQSIEGQPPSLLNIPARCSFYERCADRFDRCLADVTPPSFDLSNGQFARCWKYESAAPQN; via the coding sequence ATGCCGCTGCTCGAGGTCAAGGGACTGCGTACCCACTTCTTCACGCGCCGTGGCGTCGTGAAGGCGGTCGATGACGTCAGCTTCACGCTGGAACGGGGTGAGACGCTTGGCATCGTCGGCGAGTCGGGCAGCGGCAAGTCCGCCATGTCGCTGTCGCTGCTGCGCCTGGTTTCGGAGCCGGGAAAGATCGTCGATGGGCAGATCCTGTTCGACGGCGTCGATCTGTTGGCGCTCGACGAGCGCGCCATGCGCGACTATCGCGGCCGCCACATGTCGATGATCCTGCAGGACCCGCTGAGTTCGCTCAACCCGGTGCTGACCGTCGGCGACCAGGTCAGCGAAGGCATCATCATCCACGATCACCTCAAGGGCGAGGCGCTGCAGAAGCGGGTGATCGAACTGCTCAAGATCGTCGGGATTCCGGCGCCGGACACGCGCGTTTCCCAATACCCGCACCAGCTCAGCGGCGGCATGCGCCAGCGCGTCGTCGGCGCCATCGCCATCGCCTGCCGGCCGGAGCTGCTCATCGCCGACGAGCCGACGACGTCGCTCGACCTCACCATCCAGCTCCAATACCTCAACCAGCTCAAGGAGATACAACAGCGCGAGAACCTCGCGATGATCATCGTCACGCACGATTTCGGCGTGGTCGCGAAGATGTGCGACCGCGTCGCCGTCATGTATGCCGGCAAGATCGTGGAGACGGGGAGGGCGGAGGACATTTTCGACCGCCCGCGCCATCCGTACACGGTGGCGCTGCTGAACTCCGCGCCCAGGGCCGATCGGCTGGAGCGGTTGCAGAGCATCGAGGGCCAGCCGCCGAGCCTGCTCAACATTCCCGCCCGCTGCTCTTTCTACGAGCGCTGCGCCGACCGCTTCGATCGCTGCCTCGCCGATGTCACGCCACCGAGTTTCGACCTGTCGAACGGCCAATTCGCAAGATGCTGGAAATATGAATCAGCCGCTCCTCAAAATTGA
- a CDS encoding ABC transporter permease, which translates to MAATDLAGNPVLAGGRKAPRRMTLVPFVVLGLALFAAVFAGWLTPYGANEMNLVSRLKPPGWSGSDGLHLLGTDSLGRDLLTRIFFGARVSLVVAGVGVLFGGGLGLAVGIVSGYVGGRVDSVLMRLTDVFMALPTLLIALVFVMTVGPGLGTTIVALSIISWSRFSRIIRSEVLLLKEREFVLLARVAGCSAARIMVVHILPSVVNTFIVLCSLQVSELVLTESTLSFLGAGVPPPTATWGNMAADGRDYLGSAWWISVFPGVALALVVFSFNSVGDWLRDRFDPKLKQI; encoded by the coding sequence ATGGCCGCCACCGATCTCGCCGGCAACCCGGTGCTCGCCGGCGGCCGGAAAGCACCGCGCCGCATGACGCTGGTGCCGTTCGTCGTCCTCGGCCTGGCGTTGTTCGCCGCCGTCTTTGCCGGATGGCTGACGCCCTATGGGGCGAACGAAATGAACCTGGTGTCGCGGCTGAAGCCGCCGGGTTGGAGCGGCAGCGACGGCCTGCATCTGCTCGGCACCGATTCGCTCGGCCGCGACCTGCTGACGCGCATCTTCTTCGGAGCCCGCGTCAGCCTGGTGGTGGCGGGCGTCGGCGTCCTGTTCGGCGGCGGGCTTGGCCTCGCCGTCGGCATCGTCTCCGGCTATGTCGGCGGCCGCGTCGATTCCGTGCTGATGCGGCTCACCGACGTGTTCATGGCGCTGCCGACGCTGCTCATCGCGCTGGTCTTCGTGATGACGGTGGGACCCGGCCTCGGCACCACGATCGTGGCGCTGTCGATCATCAGCTGGTCGCGCTTCTCGCGCATCATTCGCAGCGAGGTGCTGCTGCTCAAGGAACGCGAATTCGTGCTGCTGGCGCGCGTCGCCGGCTGCTCCGCGGCGCGCATCATGGTGGTCCACATCCTGCCCAGCGTCGTGAACACGTTCATCGTTCTGTGCTCGCTACAGGTCAGCGAGCTGGTGCTGACCGAGAGCACGCTGAGCTTCCTTGGCGCCGGCGTGCCGCCGCCGACAGCGACGTGGGGCAACATGGCGGCCGACGGCCGCGACTACCTCGGCAGCGCGTGGTGGATCAGCGTCTTCCCGGGAGTGGCGCTCGCGCTGGTCGTCTTCTCGTTCAACTCGGTCGGCGACTGGCTGCGGGACCGTTTCGACCCCAAGCTGAAGCAGATTTGA
- a CDS encoding ABC transporter permease — protein sequence MGRQIARRLIQGVITLLVLATTVFVLARIIGNPVDMMLPSEATPDAREAMIHRLGLDEPYYVQYLRYIGGILHGNLGDSIKYNQPVLTLFAQSFPNTLKLAVVAMVFALIVGFAFGIAAATYRGTIIDSLTRVISVFGMSVPAFWAGLMLMLIFSVRLRLLPVARIEGPQSYVLPALTWSLFLLAGIARLVRSSMIEVMDTEYVKLARIKGVSPAMVIWKHCLRNALLPVVTFAGVQLAFLLNGSVVVESIFAWPGVGRLIYSGIIGRDYPLVQGCLLIVGFMIVTINIAVDVLYVYIDPRVAFGGAK from the coding sequence ATGGGACGACAGATTGCCAGGCGGCTGATCCAGGGCGTGATAACCCTGCTCGTCCTTGCCACGACCGTGTTCGTGCTGGCGCGCATCATCGGCAATCCGGTCGACATGATGCTGCCGTCGGAAGCCACGCCCGATGCGCGCGAGGCAATGATCCACCGCCTCGGTCTGGATGAACCCTATTACGTCCAGTACCTGCGCTACATCGGCGGCATCCTGCACGGCAATCTCGGCGATTCCATCAAGTACAATCAGCCCGTCCTCACGCTGTTCGCGCAGAGCTTCCCGAACACGCTGAAGCTGGCCGTGGTGGCGATGGTCTTCGCGCTGATCGTCGGCTTCGCCTTCGGCATCGCGGCGGCCACCTATCGCGGCACCATCATCGACAGCCTGACGCGCGTGATCTCCGTCTTCGGCATGTCGGTGCCGGCCTTCTGGGCGGGCCTCATGCTGATGCTGATCTTCTCGGTGCGCCTGCGGCTGTTGCCCGTCGCCCGCATCGAGGGGCCGCAATCGTATGTCCTGCCGGCACTCACCTGGAGCCTGTTCCTGCTCGCCGGCATCGCCCGCCTCGTGCGGTCGAGCATGATCGAGGTAATGGACACGGAGTACGTCAAGCTCGCGCGCATCAAGGGCGTCTCCCCGGCGATGGTGATCTGGAAGCATTGCCTGCGGAATGCGCTCCTGCCGGTGGTCACGTTCGCCGGCGTGCAATTGGCCTTCCTGCTCAATGGCAGCGTCGTGGTGGAATCGATCTTCGCCTGGCCAGGCGTCGGGCGGCTGATCTATTCCGGAATCATCGGCCGCGACTATCCGCTCGTCCAGGGATGCCTGCTGATCGTCGGCTTCATGATCGTCACGATCAACATCGCCGTCGACGTTCTCTACGTCTATATCGACCCGCGGGTCGCGTTCGGCGGAGCGAAATAG
- the rraA gene encoding ribonuclease E activity regulator RraA, translated as MSPKTADLCDAFEQDVAIAEPVFREYGGVAAFHGRVATVRLYEDNLFLRHTTEQPGEGRVLVIDGGGSLRRALIGGNVAAVAHKNGWAGLVIYGAVRDIVELAEIPIGIRALASNPLRPRGDGYGEKDVTVRVAGLTIAPGDYLYADEDGLITSKKDLTA; from the coding sequence ATGAGTCCGAAAACCGCCGACCTGTGCGACGCCTTCGAACAGGACGTCGCGATCGCCGAGCCGGTGTTCCGGGAATACGGCGGTGTCGCGGCCTTCCACGGCCGGGTTGCGACCGTGCGGCTTTATGAAGACAATCTGTTCCTGCGCCACACGACCGAGCAGCCGGGCGAGGGGCGTGTCCTGGTGATCGACGGTGGCGGATCGCTTCGCCGGGCGCTGATCGGCGGCAACGTCGCCGCGGTCGCCCACAAGAACGGCTGGGCGGGACTCGTCATCTACGGAGCGGTGCGCGACATCGTGGAACTCGCCGAGATACCGATCGGCATAAGGGCGCTCGCCTCCAATCCGCTGCGTCCGCGCGGCGACGGCTACGGCGAGAAGGACGTCACGGTCCGCGTTGCCGGCCTGACGATTGCTCCGGGCGATTATCTTTATGCCGACGAAGACGGACTGATCACGTCAAAGAAGGATCTGACGGCCTGA
- a CDS encoding aldo/keto reductase codes for MKYRQLGHTGLRVSPICVGCMTFGREIDEATATPIIRRALDEGINFFDTANTYAGGKSEEIVGRVLKSERDRVVVATKFANPTGEGPNERGASSRVVKNAIDISLRRLQTDYVDLYQVHQFDPDTPLEETLGALDDIVRAGKVRYIGCSNFAAWQVMKSLWISDRQRGSKFVSLQPRYSLVYRAPEAELLPMCEAEGLAVISYSPLGGGFLTGKYKPGVPLPPDTRMSATTRYQKLYSHAANFRIVEALESYAQARGTPKEQLALAWVMAHPAVTAPIVGLRSIAQLETALSALALNMPPDQRDELSKLADEA; via the coding sequence ATGAAGTATCGCCAGCTCGGCCACACGGGATTGCGGGTCTCGCCGATTTGCGTGGGGTGCATGACCTTCGGTCGCGAGATCGACGAAGCAACTGCAACGCCGATCATCCGCAGGGCCCTCGACGAAGGGATCAATTTTTTCGATACCGCCAACACCTACGCCGGCGGCAAGTCGGAGGAGATCGTCGGCCGTGTCCTGAAATCGGAGCGCGACCGCGTCGTCGTCGCCACCAAGTTCGCCAATCCGACCGGCGAAGGCCCGAACGAGCGCGGTGCCTCGAGCCGCGTCGTCAAGAATGCGATCGATATCTCGCTGCGGCGTCTGCAGACCGACTACGTCGATCTCTACCAGGTCCATCAATTCGACCCCGACACTCCACTCGAAGAAACGCTGGGCGCCCTCGACGACATCGTTCGCGCCGGCAAGGTGCGCTACATCGGCTGCTCGAATTTCGCGGCCTGGCAGGTGATGAAGTCGCTGTGGATCAGCGACCGCCAGCGTGGGAGCAAATTCGTATCGCTGCAGCCGCGCTACAGCCTCGTCTACCGCGCGCCGGAGGCCGAGCTCCTGCCCATGTGCGAGGCGGAAGGGCTGGCGGTGATCAGCTATTCGCCGCTGGGCGGCGGTTTCCTCACGGGCAAATACAAGCCCGGCGTGCCACTGCCGCCGGACACGCGCATGAGCGCCACGACGCGATACCAGAAGCTTTACAGCCACGCGGCCAATTTCCGTATCGTGGAGGCGCTCGAATCCTATGCGCAGGCGCGGGGAACGCCGAAGGAGCAACTCGCGCTTGCCTGGGTCATGGCGCATCCGGCGGTGACGGCGCCGATCGTCGGCCTGCGTTCGATCGCGCAGCTCGAAACGGCGCTCTCGGCGCTGGCGCTCAACATGCCGCCCGATCAGCGCGACGAATTGAGCAAACTCGCCGACGAGGCGTGA
- a CDS encoding ABC transporter substrate-binding protein has translation MKPVSTTASGSRGVRRRTVLAGLAATAVAGPLSTIVAKAADDGPELRVAMQDFYGEQLDPIIGGSNSNYLMLQGLYDGAFEINPETGEVAPGIVKAWETAPDGLSWTFHLRDDVVFHDGSKLTADDLAYSYGRAVSKEATYGSNWRSMLGDTPNIEVLDPYTLRIHTAVPQPLLAYSSAAPANEPYLVIFPKAYIEKNGIDNFRAHPIGSGPYKFVSHTPGDNIQFAAVDYPHWSGVTPDFKRLTLYLVPEESTRKSMIETDQIDVIEASMETAKTLKDEGFGTFSGMVALARFWTFGAYRPQAKGLPLADVRVREALSLAINRQEIIDTMFYGQAQMPPPSAGATPDMTAATRQKWADWSKQAYRYDPDAAKKLLADAGYPDGFSFDFWSVPDSSAPFLADLVLAVAGYWEKLGIHANVTAADKAAYRQVRTTSKSPALIGKMACDASPVNRLGRIDFVIWTSQYGVLDFLAESPDIKEFDADYLEAKSSMDPAHTADLLERMVEISTASWCCLPIVAAPGFYANGRHVSLTYPVWGQGLGKYFAQWKHVQS, from the coding sequence ATGAAGCCTGTTTCGACTACGGCGTCGGGTTCGCGCGGCGTGCGGCGGCGCACGGTGCTGGCCGGCCTCGCCGCCACGGCGGTCGCCGGTCCACTGAGCACGATCGTCGCGAAGGCGGCGGACGACGGCCCCGAGTTGCGGGTCGCCATGCAGGATTTCTACGGCGAGCAGCTCGATCCGATCATCGGCGGCAGCAACTCCAACTATCTGATGCTGCAGGGCCTGTACGACGGCGCCTTCGAGATCAACCCCGAAACCGGCGAAGTCGCGCCCGGCATCGTCAAGGCGTGGGAGACCGCGCCGGACGGCTTGTCGTGGACGTTCCACCTGCGCGACGACGTCGTCTTCCACGACGGCAGCAAGCTTACGGCCGACGACCTGGCCTACAGCTATGGCCGCGCGGTATCGAAGGAAGCCACCTACGGGTCCAACTGGCGCTCGATGCTCGGCGACACGCCGAACATCGAGGTGCTCGATCCGTACACGCTGCGCATTCATACGGCGGTGCCGCAGCCGCTGCTCGCCTACAGCTCGGCCGCGCCGGCGAACGAGCCGTACCTGGTGATCTTCCCGAAGGCGTACATCGAGAAGAACGGCATCGACAATTTCCGGGCGCATCCGATCGGCAGCGGACCGTACAAATTCGTCAGCCACACGCCGGGCGACAACATCCAGTTCGCGGCCGTCGATTATCCCCACTGGAGCGGCGTCACGCCGGACTTCAAGCGGCTGACCCTGTATCTCGTCCCCGAGGAATCGACGCGCAAGTCGATGATCGAGACCGACCAGATCGACGTCATCGAGGCGTCGATGGAGACCGCCAAGACCCTGAAGGACGAAGGCTTCGGCACGTTCTCCGGGATGGTGGCGCTGGCGCGCTTCTGGACCTTCGGCGCCTATCGCCCGCAGGCCAAGGGGCTGCCGCTCGCCGATGTGCGGGTGCGCGAGGCGCTGTCACTGGCGATCAACCGCCAGGAGATCATCGACACGATGTTCTACGGCCAGGCGCAGATGCCGCCGCCTTCGGCCGGCGCTACGCCCGACATGACCGCGGCGACGCGCCAGAAATGGGCCGACTGGTCCAAGCAGGCGTATCGCTACGATCCGGATGCCGCCAAGAAACTGCTCGCCGACGCGGGCTATCCCGACGGCTTCTCGTTCGACTTCTGGTCGGTGCCGGATTCCTCCGCGCCGTTCCTCGCCGATCTCGTGCTGGCGGTCGCCGGCTACTGGGAGAAGCTCGGCATCCACGCCAACGTCACCGCCGCCGACAAGGCCGCTTACCGCCAGGTACGCACGACCTCGAAGTCGCCGGCGCTGATCGGCAAGATGGCGTGCGATGCCTCGCCGGTGAATCGGCTTGGCCGCATCGACTTCGTCATCTGGACAAGTCAGTACGGCGTGCTCGACTTCCTCGCCGAGTCGCCGGACATCAAGGAGTTCGACGCCGACTACCTCGAAGCCAAGAGCAGCATGGACCCGGCTCATACGGCCGACCTGCTTGAGCGCATGGTCGAGATCAGCACCGCCAGCTGGTGCTGCCTGCCGATCGTCGCGGCCCCCGGCTTCTACGCAAACGGGAGGCACGTCTCGCTCACGTACCCGGTCTGGGGCCAAGGCCTCGGCAAGTACTTCGCGCAATGGAAGCACGTCCAGTCCTGA
- a CDS encoding CapA family protein, whose protein sequence is MSDGKNGALTFAAVGDIGAVVHETADHLFELNAHVLKAADITFGQLETTYSTRGERQLGGFRWNVPYRPPLGNVPSFRRVGFDIMSFASNHSLDYGVEAFFDTIDLLKKNDIEVVGVGKDLAEARKPVFMERNGVRVAFLAYNSILPPGYDATYDRPGTNPIRVSTFYEQVDWQPGTPPRIVTMANSEDLEGMREDIRKVRSQADIVIVAQHSGVHLVPDVLCMYQKEIARAAVDCGADLVLQHHAHLLAGVEIYKGKGIFYGLGNFAQESFRGTLLETSLVKEHHEFYKLKIDPEWKNFPFPGEARKTMIVKAAITNKKITKVGFVPCLTNQKVQAEVLPKKDPRSQVVVDYVAELSRNQGFNTTFSWEGDEIVVG, encoded by the coding sequence ATGAGTGACGGAAAGAATGGCGCGCTGACGTTCGCCGCAGTGGGAGATATCGGCGCGGTCGTGCACGAGACCGCCGACCATCTTTTCGAGCTCAACGCACACGTCCTGAAAGCGGCCGACATAACCTTCGGCCAGCTTGAGACGACTTATTCAACGCGCGGCGAGCGGCAACTCGGCGGCTTTCGCTGGAACGTGCCGTACCGTCCGCCGCTGGGGAACGTGCCGTCGTTTCGCCGCGTCGGTTTCGACATCATGTCGTTCGCCAGCAACCACAGCCTCGACTACGGCGTCGAAGCCTTCTTCGACACGATCGATCTGCTCAAGAAGAACGACATCGAAGTCGTCGGCGTCGGCAAGGATCTGGCCGAGGCGCGTAAGCCGGTGTTCATGGAACGCAACGGCGTGCGCGTCGCCTTCCTCGCCTACAACTCGATCCTGCCGCCAGGCTACGACGCGACTTACGACCGGCCGGGCACCAACCCGATACGCGTCTCCACCTTCTACGAGCAGGTCGACTGGCAGCCGGGAACGCCGCCGCGCATCGTCACGATGGCGAACAGCGAAGACCTAGAAGGCATGCGGGAGGATATCCGTAAGGTCCGCTCGCAGGCCGACATCGTCATCGTCGCGCAACACTCGGGCGTGCACCTCGTCCCGGACGTGTTGTGCATGTACCAGAAGGAAATCGCGCGCGCGGCCGTCGATTGCGGTGCTGACCTGGTGCTCCAGCATCACGCCCACCTGCTCGCCGGCGTCGAGATCTACAAGGGTAAGGGCATCTTCTACGGTCTCGGCAACTTCGCACAGGAGTCGTTCCGCGGAACGCTGCTCGAGACGTCTCTCGTGAAGGAGCATCACGAGTTCTACAAATTGAAGATCGACCCGGAGTGGAAGAATTTTCCGTTCCCGGGCGAGGCCCGCAAGACGATGATCGTCAAGGCGGCGATCACCAACAAGAAGATCACCAAGGTGGGCTTCGTGCCCTGCCTGACCAACCAGAAGGTCCAGGCCGAGGTGCTGCCCAAGAAGGATCCGCGCAGTCAGGTGGTCGTCGACTACGTCGCGGAGCTTTCGAGGAACCAGGGTTTCAACACGACTTTCTCATGGGAGGGTGACGAGATCGTCGTCGGCTGA